A portion of the Salarias fasciatus chromosome 15, fSalaFa1.1, whole genome shotgun sequence genome contains these proteins:
- the crnkl1 gene encoding crooked neck-like protein 1, whose amino-acid sequence MASTAAGKQRIPKVAKVKNKAPAEVQITAEQLLREAKERELELLPPPPKQKITDKEELNDYKLRKRKGFEDNIRKNRTVISNWIKYAQWEESLQEVQRARSIYERALDVDHRNVTLWLKYAEMEMKSRQVNHARNIWDRAITILPRVNQFWYKYTYMEEMLGNVAGCRQAFERWMEWEPEEQAWHSYINFELRYKEVDKARSIYERFVIVHPEVKNWIKYARFEEKHGYIAHSRKVYERAVEFFGEEYVDENLFVAFARFEETQKEFERVRVIYKYALDRIPKHQAQELFKNYTMFEKKFGDRRGIEDVIVSKRRFQYEEEVKANPHNYDAWFDYLRLVESDADPETVREVYERAIANIPPIQEKRHWRRYIYLWINYALYEELEVKDTERTRQVYQACLDLIPHKKFTFAKIWLLCAQFEIRQKNLQGARKIMGTAIGKCPKNKLLKGYIELELQLREFDRCRKLYEKYLEFTPENCTTWIKFAELETILGDIERARAIFELAIGQPRLDMPEVLWKSYIDFEIEQEEFGNTRNLYKRLLQRTQHVKVWISYAKFELSIDGPERLQKCRQIYEEANKGMRSCEEKEERLMLLESWRDFEREFGSDATRERVRKLLPEKVKKRRKLTAEDGSDAGWEEYYDYIFPEDAANQPNLKLLAMAKMWKRQQVQEDSPAEESERDPAAEETTSASPEERRPAAAADDEEEGGRSNATEAEPGNAYDDRDDDDDSSSSESSSDEEKEEKKKERRRRNSDEEEEKKKKERHSSDDEEQKKERRSSDEEEEEKEEKKKEHRRSNSDDDKEKKKKERRSSDDEEQRKKKERRSSSSSSSSDDEDQEKERQSSSSSESGSSDEDEKEKKQRSRDDKE is encoded by the exons ATGGCGTCTACCGCGGCAGGCAAGCAGCGGATACCGAAAGTGGCGAAG GTGAAGAACAAAGCTCCTGCAGAGGTTCAGATCACCgctgagcagctgctgagagaaGCCAAAGAGAGGGAACTCGAACTTCTCCCACCACCTCCGAAACAGAAGATCACAGACAAGGAGGAGTTGAATGATTAcaaactgaggaagaggaag GGGTTTGAagacaacatcaggaagaaTCGCACTGTCATCAGTAACTGGATTAAATACGCACAATGGGAAGAAAGTCTGCAAGAGGTCCAGAG GGCTCGCTCTATTTACGAGCGAGCGCTGGACGTCGACCACCGCAACGTCACTCTTTGGCTGAAGTACGCCGAGATGGAGATGAAGAGCCGCCAGGTGAACCACGCCCGCAACATCTGGGACCGAGCCATCACCATCCTCCCACGAGTCAACCAGTTCTG GTACAAGTACACCTACATGGAGGAGATGCTGGGCAATGTGGCCGGCTGCAGGCAGGCGTTCGAGCGCTGGATGGAGTGGGAGCCCGAGGAGCAGGCCTGGCACTCCTACATCAACTTCGAGCTCCGCTACAAGGAAGTGGACAAAGCCCGCTCCATTTATGAGCGAT TCGTCATCGTTCATCCCGAGGTGAAAAACTGGATCAAGTACGCTCGGTTTGAGGAGAAGCACGGCTACATCGCCCACAGCAGGAAGGTGTACGAGCGGGCCGTGGAGTTCTTCGGGGAGGAGTATGTGGATGAGAACCTGTTTGTGGCCTTCGCTCGCTTCGAGGAGACGCAGAAAGAG TTCGAGCGCGTTCGGGTCATCTATAAGTACGCTCTGGACCGGATCCCTAAACACCAGGCACAGGAGCTCTTCAAGAACTACACCATGTTCGAGAAGAAGTTCGGAGACCGCAGGGGCATCGAGGACGTCATCGTGAGCAAACGCAGGTTCCAGTACGAAGAAGAAGTCAAG GCCAATCCACACAACTACGACGCCTGGTTCGATTACCTCCGCCTGGTGGAGAGCGACGCCGACCCCGAGACGGTGAGGGAGGTGTACGAGCGAGCCATCGCCAACATCCCCCCGATCCAGGAGAAGAGACACTGGAGACGCTACATCTACCTGTGGATCAACTACGCCCTGTacgaggagctggaggtcaaG GACACTGAGAGAACGAGGCAGGTGTACCAGGCCTGTCTGGACCTCATCCCTCACAAAAAG TTCACGTTTGCTAAGATTTGGCTGCTCTGCGCTCAGTTCGAGATCCGGCAGAAGAACCTGCAGGGAGCTCGAAAGATCATG GGCACGGCCATCGGCAAGTGTCCGAAGAACAAGCTGCTGAAGGGCTACAtcgagctggagctgcagctgcgaGAGTTCGACCGCTGCCGGAAGCTGTACGAGAAGTACCTGGAGTTCACGCCGGAGAACTGCACCACCTGGATCAAGTTCGCCGAGCTGGAGACCATCCTGGGCGACATCGAGCGCGCCCGGGCCATCTTCGAGCTCGCCATCGGGCAGCCCAGGCTCGACATGCCCGAG GTTTTGTGGAAGTCGTACATCGACTTTGAGATCGAGCAGGAGGAGTTCGGAAACACCAGAAATCTTTACAAAAGGCTGCTGCAGCGGACCCAGCACGTCAAG gTTTGGATCAGCTACGCCAAGTTCGAGCTGTCCATCGACGGGCCCGAGCGGCTGCAGAAGTGCCGGCAGATCTACGAGGAGGCCAACAAGGGCATGAGGAGCtgcgaggagaaggaggagcgcctgatgctgctggagtcctggagggacTTCGAGAGGGAGTTCGGCTCCGACGCCACCAGAGAGCGCGTGAGGAAGCTGCTGCCGGAgaaggtgaagaagaggaggaagctcaCGGCCGAGGACGGG TCGGACGCAGGCTGGGAGGAATACTACGACTACATCTTCCCCGAGGACGCCGCCAACCAGCCCAACCTCAAGCTGCTGGCCATGGCCAAGATGTGGAAGAGGCAGCAGGTGCAGGAGGACTCTCCCGCCGAGGAGTCGGAGAGAGACCCGGCGGCCGAGGAGACGACTTCAGCGTCGCCCGAGGAGCGtcgtcctgcggcggcggcggacgacGAAGAGGAGGGCGGCAGAAGCAATGCGACCGAGGCGGAGCCGGGAAACGCCTACGACGATCgagacgacgacgacgacagcagcagcagcgagagcagcagtgatgaagagaaggaggaaaagaaaaaggaacgccgccgccgcaacagtgatgaggaggaagagaaaaagaaaaaggaacgTCACAGCAGCGATGACgaagagcagaagaaggaaCGTCgcagcagtgatgaagaggaggaggagaaggaggaaaagaaaaaggaacatCGCCGCAGCAACAGTGATGAcgacaaagagaagaagaaaaaggagcgTCGCAGCAGTGATGACgaagagcagaggaagaaaaaggaacgtcgcagcagcagcagtagcagcagcagtgacgaCGAAGACCAGGAGAAGGAGcgccagagcagcagcagcagcgagagcggcagcagtgatgaagatgagaaagagaagaagcagcGGAGCAGAGATGATAAAGAATAG
- the naa20 gene encoding N-alpha-acetyltransferase 20, with protein sequence MTTLRPFTCDDLFKFNNINLDPLTETYGIPFYLQYLAHWPEYFIVAEAPGGELMGYIMGKAEGSVAREEWHGHVTALSVAPEFRRLGLAAKLMEMLEEISERKGGFFVDLFVRVSNQVAVNMYKRLGYSVYRTVIEYYSASNGEPDEDAYDMRKALSRDTEKKSIIPLPHPVRPEDIE encoded by the exons ATGACAACACTGCGGCCGTTCACCTGCGACGATCTGTTCAAATTCAACAACAT aAATCTAGATCCTCTGACAGAAACT TATGGGATCCCATTCTACCTGCAGTACCTGGCTCACTGGCCCGAGTACTTCATCGTGGCTGAGGCTCCTGGAGGAGAGCTGATGGGCTACA TCATGGGCAAGGCGGAGGGATCCGTGGCCCGTGAGGAGTGGCACGGCCACGTCACCGCTCTGTCCGTGGCCCCGGAGTTCAGACGCCTCGGCCTCGCCGCCAAActcatggagatgctggagGAAATCTCAGAGAG GAAGGGGGGATTCTTCGTGGATCTGTTCGTGCGCGTGTCCAACCAGGTGGCGGTGAACATGTACAAGCGTCTGGGCTACAGCGTCTACAGGACGGTCATCGAGTATTACTCGGCCAGCAACGGGGAGCCCGACGAAGACGCTTACG ACATGAGGAAAGCTCTGTCCCGAGACACGGAGAAGAAGTCCATCATCCCGCTGCCTCACCCCGTCAGACCAGAGGACATCGAATAA
- the cd109 gene encoding CD109 antigen, with protein MERLQVWGFLSLFVVTVAQNSSLDPQPSYLLLAPRLLRPGVPTSLSVSILTGSKVTVSAHIVHGNQTLTSNSTEIQGGSTGLLVLQPLQVENSESSDWSPFRLEVYGETDGVQVFRNSTDLRLDPRCLSTLIQTDKLNYLPGQKVKIRAVSIDFSGRPFISPVDIVIRDPRGNMLRQWLDLSGVLGVVSKEFQLSENPPLGQWTILTTVKGISTVKNFVVAQYVLPKFEVVINVPDVIYQQDPLQGSITAKYTYGKPVQGRMSVTFIHHFLGNNEVNTMDKEIDGTEDFSYMVSDEKITSLTIVANVTEHLTGLSYNSTAMVTLAKTKYKVTFDCYPKILRPLGFTARLHISTYDGRPLSPEDQQKMVQVSVTQEKASWVLMGNWRDDMQPQRLNASDSIEMQPPQEEPHHEEMELAVPPDGVIPLNIDIMNQTDVLSIYASFDDSHNYLHLYKSYISPSDSYLQIQKPSSSLEVGSPFILHVDSNFPKMDIHFVVTSKGQVVLAGKSSGDLTLVPDASWAPVACIVIYCVNPSGEIINDVIQLPVKQFLQNQVSLNWSSPVLSPADDVTLRVTAADPFSLVGILVVDKAARLGGSPNDITEERVLKEMEEFNNSPSDEYPMMMEMGDPNSIFETCDLVALTDAKLPPTKYLQDEFPGEIMFQLDKPYGQQPEPHERQNFPETWVWMDVDTGDSSTAEVSLTVPDSITSWVASAFVMSDRLGLGVVQQPAVLTVFQDFFLSLNLPACIVRGEELVLEIVLYNYLQENLEVTVIVAWSDTFEFVFPENEGLAMPGVRRVSVEAESGATVLVPVRPLVLGEMLLSVKATSSAASDLVRRTVLVKAEGLEQSFSASLLLELSLSETSLSRDVHFSFPPDVVEGSERVTVTAVGDILGPSINGLDSLIQLPYGCGEQNMINFAPNIYVLQYLSATGQDNPDIRERAEGFMLKGYERELSFQRLDGSFSAFGESDASGSTWLSAFVLRCFLQARPFIGIDDHVLRSTAAWIVAQRGADGRFEEPGRVIHTELQGGLDGPVSLTAYVLIALLEDADIRAQYSSHISAALTFLELRLALGIPSNYSLGLVAYALARAGSPSAVIALSNLTGRAEMTDGVPMWPSGDAGLSASWQPRSAEIELASYVLLTQHQLGYVAEGLALMKWLSRQRNHRGGFGTTQDTITALQALSTFAVLGGSGELDVTIGVRDGASAEAASFHIHQENYLLHQSQQIEPEDELNLQVTAEGRGLALFQLNVFYNIRNDAPAKRRRRRRDVVDHEAFNVLLDLEDLEDHNEVLLHACTSLSEDAGLNVTGMAIMEVGLLSGFGLSPAGLQTSDVVKKVETAAGKVVLYLDSVEAIEEVCVTIPQVMEFKVAKVQDANVVVYDYYEPRRRTSSPYRSDRLRETPTCSLCGDDCSRCQGNDDVQLNAAAPGGLHLLLPLLLLLLFVFSL; from the exons ATGGAGCGTCTTCAGGTGTGGGGATTTCTCAGCCTCTTCGTCGTCACCGTCGCCCAGAACAGCAG CCTGGACCCTCAGCCCTCCTACCTGCTGCTGGCGCCCAGGCTCCTCCGGCCCGGGGTTCCTACATCGCTGTCGGTCTCCATCCTGACCGGTTCAAAGGTCACTGTGTCCGCTCACATCGTCCACGGCAACCAGACTCTGACCTCCAACTCCACAGAGATCCAAGGAG GCTCGACCGGGCTGCTGGTTCTTCAACCT CTTCAGGTTGAAAACAGCGAGTCTTCTGACTGGTCCCCGTTCCGCCTGGAGGTTTACGGCGAAACGGACGGAGTCCAGGTTTTCCGGAACTCCACAGACCTGCGACTGGACCCCAGATGCCTGTCCACCCTCATCCAGACGGACAAGCTGAACTACCTGCCAGGGCAGAAAGTGAAGATCAGAGCCGTGTCCATTGACTTCAGTGGGAGGCCGTTCATCAGCCCCGTGGACATCGTCATCAGA GATCCCAGAGGAAACATGCTCAGACAGTGGCTGGATCTGAGCGGCGTCCTCGGCGTCGTGTCCAAAGAGTTCCAGCTGTCGGAGAACCCTCCTCTGGGTCAGTGGACCATCCTCACCACAGTCAAA GGAATTTCCACTGTGAAGAATTTCGTTGTGGCTCAGTATG TGCTGCCAAAGTTTGAGGTAGTGATAAACGTCCCGGATGTCATTTATCAGCAGGATCCTCTGCAGGGCTCCATCACAGCCAA GTACACATATGGAAAACCTGTCCAGGGACGCATGAGTGtaacattcattcatcattttctGGGTAATAATGAAGTTAACACTATGGACAAAGAG attgacGGCACTGAAGACTTCTCATACATGGTCTCTGATGAGAAAATCACGTCTCTCACAATTGTGGCTAATGTGACTGAACATCTCACGG gtCTGTCCTATAACAGCACAGCAATGGTTACTTTGGCAAAAACCAAATACAAAGTAACCTTTGACTGTTACCCAAAAATACTGCGACCCTTGGGTTTCACCGCTAGg CTGCATATATCTACATACGATGGTCGACCACTGTCGCCTGAGGACCAGCAGAAAATGGTTCAAGTGTCGGTGACGCAGGAAAAAGCTTCCTGGGTTTTAATGGGGAACTGGAGGGACGACATGCAGCCTCAAAGACTGAATGCTTCAGACTCGATAGAAATGCAGCCCCCGCAAGAAGAGCCCCACCACGAAGAGATGGAATTAGCTGTGCCTCCAGATGGAGTCATACCTCTCAACATCGACATCATGAATCAAACTGACGTACTCAGCATTTAT GCCTCTTTTGACGACAGCCACAACTATCTACATCTCTACAAAAGCTACATATCCCCCAGCGACAGTTACCtgcagattcagaagccttccAGCTCTCTCGAG GTTGGGTCTCCTTTCATCCTGCATGTTGACAGTAATTTTCCAAAGATGGACATTCACTTTGTG GTGACATCCAAAGGTCAGGTGGTTCTGGCTGGGAAAAGCTCTGGGGATCTGACTCTGGTCCCAGATGCCTCCTGGGCTCCTGTGGCCTGTATCGTCATCTACTGCGTTAATCCCAGCGGAGAAATCATTAACGATGTGATTCAGCTCCCCGTCAAACAGTTCTTACAAAACCAG GTTTCTCTGAACTGGAGCAGCCCGGTGTTGAGTCCAGCTGACGACGTAACGCTGAGGGTCACGGCGGCTGATCCCTTCTCTCTGGTCGGGATTCTGGTGGTTGACAAAGCGGCGCGATTGGGAGGATCACCCAACGATATAACGGAGGAGAGA GTGCTGAAAGAGATGGAGGAGTTCAACAATTCTCCATCTGATGAGTACCCGATGATGATGGAAATGGGAGATCCAAACTCAATCTTCGAG acATGTGATCTTGTGGCGTTGACTGATGCCAAGCTACCTCCAACCAAATATCTGCAAGATGAGTTTC CAGGGGAGATTATGTTTCAGTTGGACAAGCCATATGGGCAACAGCCAGAACCACACGAACGCCAGAACTTTCCAGAGACCTGGGTCTGGATGGACGTTGACACTGG CGATTCGAGCACAGCTGAGGTTTCTCTGACCGTCCCGGACAGCATCACCAGCTGGGTTGCTTCAGCCTTCGTCATGTCCGACAGACTCGGTCTGGGGGTcgtgcagcagccagcagtG ctcacagTTTTCCAGGATTTCTTCTTGTCCCTGAACCTCCCGGCCTGCATCGTCCGAGGAGAGGAGCTGGTTCTGGAGATTGTTCTGTATAACTAtctccaggagaacctggag GTAACCGTGATTGTGGCGTGGAGCGACACCTTCGAGTTCGTCTTCCCAGAAAACGAGGGGCTGGCCATGCCCGGCGTCCGCCGGGTGTCCGTGGAGGCCGAGAGCGGGGCGACGGTCCTCGTCCCCGTCAGGCCGCTGGTCCTCGGAGAGATGCTCCTGTCTGTGAAGGCCACGTCGTCCGCGGCGTCGGACCTCGTCCGCAGGACGGTGCTGGTCAAG gcCGAAGGACTCGAACAGTCGTTCTCCGCCTCGCTGCTGCTCGAGCTCTCCTTGTCCGAGACGAGCCTCTCCAGAGACGTCCACTTCTCCTTCCCTCCGGATGTTGTGGAGGGCAGCGAGAGGGTTACAGTGACAGCCGTCG GTGACATCCTGGGTCCGTCCATCAACGgtctggactccctgatccagctgCCGTACGGCTGCGGAGAGCAGAACATGATCAACTTCGCTCCAAACATCTACGTCCTGCAGTATCTGAGCGCCACCGGCCAGGACAACCCGGACATCAGGGAGCGAGCGGAGGGATTCATGCTCAAGG GTTACGAGCGGGAGCTCTCCTTTCAGAGGCTGGACGGCTCCTTCAGCGCCTTCGGAGAGAGCGACGCCTCTGGAAGCACCTG GCTGTCGGCCTTCGTGCTGAGGTGTTTCCTGCAGGCGCGGCCCTTCATCGGCATCGACGACCACGTGCTGCGGAGCACGGCCGCCTGGATCGTGGCGCAGCGCGGCGCCGACGGGAGGTTCGAGGAGCCCGGCCGGGTCATCCACACCGAGCTGCAGGGAGGCCTGGACGGGCCCGTGTCTCTCACCGCCTACGTCCTCATCGCCCTGTTGGAGGACGCAGACATCCGG GCTCAGTATTCGAGCCACATCTCTGCGGCTCTCACCTTCCTGGAGCTGCGCCTCGCTCTGGGCATCCCCTCCAACTACAGCCTGGGCCTGGTGGCCTACGCCCTGGCCCGGGCGGGAAGCCCCAGCGCCGTGATCGCACTCAGCAATCTGACTGGACGCGCTGAGATGACGG ACGGCGTGCCGATGTGGCCGTCGGGGGACGCCGGCCTGTCGGCGTCGTGGCAGCCCCGCTCTGCAGAGATCGAGCTGGCGTCCTACGTGCTGCTAACGCAGCATCAGCTGGGCTACGTGGCCGAAGGTCTGGCGCTCATGAAGTGGCTGAGCCGGCAGAGGAACCACAGGGGGGGATTTGGAACCACTCAG GACACGATCacggcgctgcaggctctgtcCACCTTCGCAGTCCTGGGAGGATCCGGCGAGTTGGACGTGACCATCGGGGTGAGGGACGGCGCTTCAGCCGAAGCGGCCTCCTTCCACATCCACCAGGAGAACTACCTGCTCCACCAGAGCCAGCAG attgagccagaagaCGAGCTGAACCTCCAGGTGACGGCAGAAGGCCGCGGACTCGCCTTGTTTCAG CTGAACGTCTTTTACAACATCAGAAACGATGCGCcggcgaagaggaggaggaggaggagagacgtcGTCGATCACGAGGCGTTTAATGTTCTGCTGGACCTGGAAGACCTGGAAGATCACAACGAGGTGCTGCTGCACGCCTGCACCAG TCTGTCTGAGGACGCGGGTCTGAACGTGACGGGGATGGCCATCATGGAGGTGGGTCTGCTCAGCGGCTTCGGCCTGTCGCCGGCCGGACTGCAGACCAGCGACGTGGTGAAGAAGGTGGAGACGGCGGCGGGGAAAGTGGTGCTGTACCTGGACTCG gTGGAAGCCAtcgaggaggtgtgtgtgacgATTCCTCAGGTGATGGAGTTCAAAGTGGCAAAAGTCCAGGATGCAAATGTTGTGGTCTACGACTATTATGAACCAC ggCGGAGGACCTCCAGCCCGTATCGGTCCGACCGGCTGCGTGAGACGCCCACCTGCTCGCTGTGCGGCGACGACTGCAGCCGCTGTCAAGGGAACGACGACGTGCAGCTGAACGCCGCGGCGCCCGGCGGCCTTCACCTCctgctgcccctcctcctcctcctcctcttcgtcttcAGCCTCTAG